CCGCTCCCCGCTATTTCAGCAATCAGATCCATCTGGGACAGATGTTTCAGATTGCCGATGCTTATGGCCATGTGCAAAGCGGCTTTTCCTTTGTGGTCGACAGCTTTACGCGGCTGGCTCAGTGGCGGGCAGTCATTAACCGGCTCAATCATTTTCTGGTGTATATGGAGCTGGTACATATGGCGCCATCTGCCTATGAGCGGATCGAACGGACGCAGGGATCGCAAGCCGGTTTTGCCATCGACGCGCTGGACGTCCAGAAGCCGGACGGCCAGCTTTTGGTGCGACAGCTCACGGCTATGTTCAAGCCAGGCGACCGGGTGCTGATCAGCGGTCCGTCGGGCTGTGGCAAAAGTACGCTGCTGCGGACTTTGACGGGAATCTGGCCTTATGCTGCCGGACACATCGGGCAGCCCCGGGCGGCGGCCGTCATGTTTATTCCGCAAAAATCGTATATGCCGATCGGCACGCTGCGCCAGGCACTGCTTTATCCGGGAACAGCAAGGACGGTCAACGGGCAGGAACTGGCAGCGATGCTGGAGCTGTGCCGCCTGTCGCATTTAAGCGGGCGCCTGGAGGAGGTGCTGGAGTGGGATAAGGTGCTGTCACTGGGCGAGCAGCAACGGGTAGCCTTTGCCCGGGTGCTGCTGCAAAGGCCCGACTGGCTGTTCCTGGACGAGGCGACCTCCGCCCTGGATGAGGAAACCGAGCGGTTTATGTACGAGACAGTCGGAAGGCGGCTGCCGCGAACCACCCTGATCAGTGTCGGCCACCGCCGGACTCTGCTGACTTATCACAGGCGCCGGCTGGAACTGGACGGACGGGGTGGCTGGCGTTTAAGTGCCATAGGGCCCTGAACAGGCAACCCGGCAAACAGAAAGAAGGCGGTCCCTGGCCGGCCTACAGTTCCAGCGCCGCCGGTTCCACCCGGGTTATGCCGGGCAGCCGGGCCAAGTCTTCCACCAGACGGAAGAGGGCCAGGTCCTTTTGCTTAGCCTCCACCATGATGTCAATGTCTTGGCCGCAGTCTTTGGCTACGGCGAGAAATTCAGTCAGATCGGCGGCATTGACAAAATCGGCATGGCTGCGAAAGTCCTTGGCGCTTTTTGGACTGGATATATGAATTTTGGGCCGGTTGCCCTGCCAGGTGGCTACGATGTCCGGCCAGAGCTTAGCCAACGGTGTATCGCAGGGCAGACAGGCGTGATGGTGGACATCGAGTATCATAGGACAGCCTGTCTTACGGCAGAGGGCCAACACGTCGGCCGCATGGTAGCTCTTGTCGTCGTTTTCCAGCATAAGCCGTTGCCCGAGGGTTGCCGGCAGCCGGGTGTATTGTTGGATAAAGCGGTCCATTGCCGCAGCCTTGTCTTTATACAGACCACCGATATGCAGGACAAGCTGTGGCCCCGGCGGCAGTCTCATGGCGTCAAACAGGCGGGCATGGTATTCGAGATCCTGCAGTGAGGCTGTCAGGACTTCAGGTTGCGGGCTGTTGAGCAGGGTAAAATGATCGGGATGGGCGCTTACCCGCAGGCCGGTCTGGCGGATGTAGTCGCCCAACTCTTCCCATTGCGGCCGGTATTCCTCAATATAGTCCCAGCCGGCCGTTAGTGGATGGGTGGCTAAAGGGACTGTCTTAGAGGTGAAACGGTAAAGATGGATTTGATTTTTGGCATTGTAGCGCAGCACGCGCAGCGTGGTTTCCAGGTTTTCCCGCAGGATGCGCCGCAGACGGTGCAGGCGTCCTACCGGGTCAGTGATTTTCTCCAGTACTTTTACAGTAACCGTTTTATTAGGCGAGCCCTGAGGCACATCCAGGGCTATGGCGACATATCCAAAGCGAAGCAGCATATAGGATCCTCCCTGTTTATAGTCGGTTTGGGGTAGTAAGCGGTTTTATAGCAGCCGTATTTTGTTGAGCAGTTGGTAACGGTTGAGAGAGTGGCCGGAAGGGTTGGTAATGGCTGGGGAAATGTGATACTATTAAAAGCGGGTCACGTCCGGCGGCTATGAAAGTGAAACCCGGATATGGCGCTGTCGCGGCTGTCAGAATTTTGGACAGGCGCGGCTTTACAAAGGAGGCGAAACAAATGGTAAGTATGACACTGCAAATATTGCTATTTTCCGTATTTGCAGGTATGTTGGGGGCGGTATTAGGCCTGGGCGGCGGTATTATTGTGACGCCGGTGTTGACACTGCTGTTCGGGATCGATATCCAAATCGCCATCGGCGCTAGCCTGATTTCGGTCATTGCCACCTCCAGCGGGGCGGCCATTGCCTATATCCGGGATAAAATCACCAACATCCGGGTAGGCATGTTTTTAGAGATTGCTACGACGGTGGGAGCTATCACCGGTGCGTTGATTGCCGGTATGATCGCGCCGCAACTGCTGTATATTATTTTCGGCTTGTTGCTTCTCTATTCGGCGTTGGCCATGATGAAAAAGACTAAACAGGAGCTGCCGGAGAATGTTCCTTTGAGCGGGGCGGCTAAGACACTCAAATTACAGGGTGAATACTATGATAAAGCCCTGGACAAGCAGGTCGTTTACAATGTGGACAATGTGCCGGGAGCCTTTGGGGTTATGTATCTGGCCGGCGTGATTTCCGGTTTGTTGGGGATTGGCAGCGGCAGCTTCAAAGTGATGGCCATGGATATGTTCATGAAGCTTCCTCTTAAAGTATCCAGTGCGACCAGTAATTTCATGATGGGAGTAACTGGTGCGGCCAGTGCGGTGATCTACTTATGTCGCGGTGATATCAACCCGGCGGTGTCGGCACCGGTGGCACTGGGCGTTTTGATGGGTTCGACCTTGGGGGCCAGAGTCATGCAGCGGTTAAAAAGCAAGACCATACGAAAGCTGTTTATTCCTGTACTGATCTACATCGCTCTGCAGATGATGGGACAGGGATTGGGGGTTAGAATATGACGACGGACGCAACAAATAGGCAAAAAGACGCCGAAGCTGAACTGCGTGAGGTGGAGCTGTTTGTAAGCAAGGCGCTGCGGTTTGGTGTATTAGTCAGTGCGGTGATTATCCTGTTTGGACTAATCCGGTTCATTCATACCGGGGAAGGCGGTTATCCCGGTCACAGCTATCCGACCAATATCAAGGAGTTTTTTGCCGGAGCCTTGCAGTTAAAGCCTTTTGCCATCATTCAAAGCGGTCTGTTTTGCCTGATTTTGACGCCGGTGCTGCGGGTGGGCGTATCCATTCTGGTGTTTCTTAAGGAAAAAGACTGGCTGTACGTGGGAATTTCCTCGCTTGTTTTTCTGATTCTTCTCAGCAGCCTGCTGTTTGGCAAATAGTATTTTAGGATACAAGAGAGGGATGGTAGCGTGATTCGGCACGAAATGGAAAGGACGGTTATTTCTCAAAACGAGAATAACCGTCCTTTTATATTTTGCAGGTTGATTTTGTGATCAGATTTTGAATTTATGAACCAGTTGGTCCAGTTCATGGGCCAGCTTAGACAAGTGACTGCTGGAAGAGGCGATTTCCTCCATGGAAGCCGACTGTTGTTCGGCGGCAGCCGAGACATTGGCGATTTCTTCCACCGACTGGTTGCCGATTTCATCAATCCGGTTCACGGCGGTGACGACTTCCTGGCTGCCGGCGGCGATTTGCTGAATGGCGGCCGACATGTCGGTGACTTGGGCTGATACCTGACCGACCAGATCGGTAATTTCAGTAAAGGCCTGACCAGCGGTATGAACAGCGGCTGTACCGTTTTTCACTTCATGGGTGCCGTTTTGCATAACCAGTACGGCATGGTCGGTTTCCTGCTGGATTTCGGTAATGAGTTCGGCAATTTGTTTAGCCGAATTCTGTGATTGCTCCGCCAGTTTGCGCACCTCGTCAGCTACCACGGCAAATCCTTTGCCCTGTTCGCCGGCCCGGGCCGCTTCAATGGCGGCATTGAGCGCCAGCAGGTTGGTCTGGCTGGCAATGCTGGCAATGGTGTCAACGATCTGGGTGATTTCTTTGGACCGTTCACCCAGCTTGCTGACCACGGCGGCTGATTCAGTAACTGTGTCAGATATTATTTCCATCTGTCTGATCGCCGCTGTCACTCTCTGACCGCCGTTTGTGGCTGCTGTGGCGGTAGCTTCGCTGGCGGCCGTCACAGCCTGGGTATTGGCGGCGATATGCTGGATGCCTGTGGCCATTTCATTAATGCTGGTCATGGCTGTATCAATGCTGTTAAGCTGATTCTCACTGCCTGCGGCCAGCTTCATGCTGCTTTCGGCAATATGGCCGGAAGCCTGAGCCGACTGCTCGGCGCTGGCGGTGAGCTGCTCGGATGAGGAAGCCACGATTTCGGCGTTAGTACGTAACTGACGGATAATGTCGCGTAAGTTATTTATCATGTAATTGAACCCTTTTGCCAGAGTGGCAAATTCGTCCTTACCTCTTACTTCGGTCTGAACAGTAAGATCGCCCTGCGATAAGGAATTGAATTTTACCGCCAGCTTCTCCAGCGGCCGGGTAATTTGTTTAGCACCAAAGTAGGTGACAGCAATGACGATCAAGACGGACAGTACGGCGATCGCAATAAACAGCCGGCCCAGCGTGGTCAGCGGCTGGTAGATATAGTCCTCCGGTACGCTGATGGCCAAAGTCCAGTTAGTGGATGGAATGGTGTTAAAAATGACCAGCATGTGTTGGCCATTTTCCTGATAGGTTTTAAAAACATTGTTCTTACCGAGAGCGTCCTTCGTCAGGTCGGCCAGGGCTTTAAACTGGCTGTCTTCCAAAATGTTCTTAGACACTACGTTCGGGTCAGGATGAGCCAGCATAAAGCCCTTGCTGTCCAGCAGGAAGGCGTAGCCCTGGCCGTTAACCTTAATTTCGTTAACTGTTTCTACCAGCGTTTGCAGCAGAATATCTTCCGCCATGACCGCCGTGCTTTGACCGTTCGGCGTGGTAAGCGGCAAGGCTACGGATACAACCATTTGTTTGGAATCGGCGTCTATGTAAGGATCGGTGAAGGTGAGTTTTTTATCTTGCATGGCCTGGGTATACCAGGAACGGGTCCGGGGATCGTAATCGGCCGGCGGCGTCCAGCCACTGCCGTCAATCATTTTTCCGTCACTGGTGCCCATATATACGGAGAGAATTCCCTTGTCAATTTTTTGATAGCCTGATAAATGAGGGCCGAGGACGGCGGCGGTTCCGGTTGTGCTTTCAATGGTAGAGGCGGTGGATTCTAAAATCTTGGTTTTGTTAATCAGCCAGCCATCCAGTTGGTGGATTTGCGATTGAGAGGCAAGCGCCAGTTCTTTATGAATTTCTTCATCCAATTGGCTTTTGGTAAAAAAATAGCCTGTGCTTGTGGCAATTAAGAGCATGGCGGCGGACAAAAGTGAAAAAATAAGAATAAGGCGGGTTCTTACAGTCATGACAGTCACCTCTGATATTTTTTTATACTTGCAAAATGTATTCCAAAGTATAGCTGTCTTGCTTATATGTTAGGGATTATTATAGTTCTTGCCAAAGAGATGTTC
The nucleotide sequence above comes from Propionispora vibrioides. Encoded proteins:
- the uvsE gene encoding UV DNA damage repair endonuclease UvsE — protein: MLLRFGYVAIALDVPQGSPNKTVTVKVLEKITDPVGRLHRLRRILRENLETTLRVLRYNAKNQIHLYRFTSKTVPLATHPLTAGWDYIEEYRPQWEELGDYIRQTGLRVSAHPDHFTLLNSPQPEVLTASLQDLEYHARLFDAMRLPPGPQLVLHIGGLYKDKAAAMDRFIQQYTRLPATLGQRLMLENDDKSYHAADVLALCRKTGCPMILDVHHHACLPCDTPLAKLWPDIVATWQGNRPKIHISSPKSAKDFRSHADFVNAADLTEFLAVAKDCGQDIDIMVEAKQKDLALFRLVEDLARLPGITRVEPAALEL
- a CDS encoding sulfite exporter TauE/SafE family protein; the protein is MVSMTLQILLFSVFAGMLGAVLGLGGGIIVTPVLTLLFGIDIQIAIGASLISVIATSSGAAIAYIRDKITNIRVGMFLEIATTVGAITGALIAGMIAPQLLYIIFGLLLLYSALAMMKKTKQELPENVPLSGAAKTLKLQGEYYDKALDKQVVYNVDNVPGAFGVMYLAGVISGLLGIGSGSFKVMAMDMFMKLPLKVSSATSNFMMGVTGAASAVIYLCRGDINPAVSAPVALGVLMGSTLGARVMQRLKSKTIRKLFIPVLIYIALQMMGQGLGVRI
- a CDS encoding DUF1634 domain-containing protein, which encodes MTTDATNRQKDAEAELREVELFVSKALRFGVLVSAVIILFGLIRFIHTGEGGYPGHSYPTNIKEFFAGALQLKPFAIIQSGLFCLILTPVLRVGVSILVFLKEKDWLYVGISSLVFLILLSSLLFGK
- a CDS encoding methyl-accepting chemotaxis protein; the encoded protein is MTVRTRLILIFSLLSAAMLLIATSTGYFFTKSQLDEEIHKELALASQSQIHQLDGWLINKTKILESTASTIESTTGTAAVLGPHLSGYQKIDKGILSVYMGTSDGKMIDGSGWTPPADYDPRTRSWYTQAMQDKKLTFTDPYIDADSKQMVVSVALPLTTPNGQSTAVMAEDILLQTLVETVNEIKVNGQGYAFLLDSKGFMLAHPDPNVVSKNILEDSQFKALADLTKDALGKNNVFKTYQENGQHMLVIFNTIPSTNWTLAISVPEDYIYQPLTTLGRLFIAIAVLSVLIVIAVTYFGAKQITRPLEKLAVKFNSLSQGDLTVQTEVRGKDEFATLAKGFNYMINNLRDIIRQLRTNAEIVASSSEQLTASAEQSAQASGHIAESSMKLAAGSENQLNSIDTAMTSINEMATGIQHIAANTQAVTAASEATATAATNGGQRVTAAIRQMEIISDTVTESAAVVSKLGERSKEITQIVDTIASIASQTNLLALNAAIEAARAGEQGKGFAVVADEVRKLAEQSQNSAKQIAELITEIQQETDHAVLVMQNGTHEVKNGTAAVHTAGQAFTEITDLVGQVSAQVTDMSAAIQQIAAGSQEVVTAVNRIDEIGNQSVEEIANVSAAAEQQSASMEEIASSSSHLSKLAHELDQLVHKFKI